TCACCAATTCGACCATCGACCGGCGCGCCACGGCAGACAGCAATGGCTGTTTCAGCTTCATTGAGGTTCCCCCTGGCCGCTATACCGTCAGGGTTGCGGTTCCTGCCTTTTGTGATGGCGTCGTTGATGATCTGACTGTGGTGTCTGGTGAACTCGCGGTCGCGAACTTTACTCTTCGTCTCGGTCCCATCAGCGACGTAATCGGATACACGTGGAAGGGCTGGGGCGAACTCATGGGCCGTACCGATGCGGTCGTTCACCTGCGAATCGAGGAGGTTCTCGACACCAAGGCGTGGCCATCGACGGGATGCGGAAGCCCCATACTCACCGAGTATCGCGTGAGCGGACTGTCGATCGTCAAAGGAGCAACCTCCACGGATCTCGCGCCTGGGCCGCTGCGGGTCTTCTGGAACAGAACGTGGTCCGGGTCGCCCGACAGCCCCGCGATGTACCACGTGGGCGATGAATTCGTCGCGTTTCTGAGGTGGCTTCCATCGTTCGGCCGTCTCGAACTGGACCTGCCAGAAGGCGGAGTGATGGTTCCCTTGAAGGACGGCATGATCGCGTGGAAGGGCAGTGACGCCGGGAAGACAGTGCACTCGTTTCTGGTCGAACTGCGTGCGCTAGTGAAGCGTTGAATTCGTGGTAGGGCCGTTGGTAGGGAACGGATCCGCTGTGTGAGGTTGAGGACCTACTCGTTAGCCATTCGACGTCGCTGAACTCGAAGAGCATCCTCCAGCGCAGGGAGAATCGCGAGATCCTTGGGTCGGCCTGTGGCCCTCTTGCTGCCGATGATTCGATCAAAAGCAGTAGTAGCGAGCGGAGAACCTCGCTAGGGCCTGACGGAAGCCGAGCGACCCCGCATCAATGAGACGTTGAGCCGCTCGACGGGCTCCATCTCGAGAAGAAGAAGCGTGTGCCACACATTCTCGAATGAGGCCGCGGGTTCGGCTCTGCAGATGTCCTCGGCTTCCCGCAGGAGCGAGGCGATGCGGTCAGGAAGCGGAGCGTCGTCGCGATCTGATTCGGCGTCGGTCATCAATATGCTCCGCGGCGATTATGACACAGGCACAACACGCGGGCTGCCGTGCCCGGCCCCGGGCGCCTTGGCTCGGATAGCCAGACCGGCCGTGGGTTGTCGACAGGATGCCATCAAAATGGTAGCCTAATGGCATGACGATAACCATTGATAAGGCAGGTCGCGTGGTCATTCCAGCCGCCGTGAGGCAGCGGCTCGGCTTGCGCGCCGGGACGCCGTTGGAAATCTCCTCAGACAACGTGTCGATCCGCCTGGAGCCTGTCGTGAGTCTCCCGAAGCTGGTCCGGCGAAAGAGCGGCCTGCTCGTGGCCCGTCCGACGATGCCCGCGCACGAGTTGCCGAAAATTGACGTGGCGGCGCTGATCGACGAGGAACGCGACCGATGGCCGTACTAGCCACGCTGTTCGTGGACACGTCGGTCTTCGTGGCCGGCTTGATCGAGTTGGGCGAGACCTCAACGGCCAGTCGGACTCTCCTCGAAGCGATCGCGACGAAGCGACTGACCGGCGTGCAAACCGCGTGGCACTGCTGTCTGGAGTTCTACTCGGTCGCCACTCGGCTCCCCGCGGGACTTCGAGTATCACCGGATCTGGCACACCGGATGGTCACCGAGAACATCATCGAAAGGATGGCCGTCTCCGACCTTCCCCCCAGCGCTCGGGCGACGTTCTTCTCGACCCTCGTCGGCGAGCATGTCTCTGGCGGGCGGGTCTACGACGCGCACATCGCGGAAGTCGCGAGAACAGCTGGCGCGCGAACGGTCGTCACGGGTAATCGGCGCCATTTCAACAGCCTGACGCAACATGGCATTCGCGTCCTCACGCCGGACCAGTTCGTGGAGGAGCGCGGACTGTAGGGGGCCCACCGAATCCCTAAGCCCTACCCCCTGACCCCTGACCCCCAATCCCTTCCCCCCGAGCTTCGTCCCCGNNNNNNNNNNNNNNCGCTCGCGAGGCTTGCCAGCAAACCGACGACGAATGTAACGACCGACCCGATCAGCACGTACCACTGCCACGAGGTGAGCTGCATCAGCTTGACGGTGAGCATGACAGCCGTCCCGGCCGCGATGCCGACAAAGGCCGCGCGCTGCCGCACGCGCGGGGCAAACGTGCCCAGCAGGAACACGCCCAGAATGATGCCGTTGGTGAACGAGGCGATGCCGAGGACCTCGTCGACCGCCCGGTTCGAGAACTGGATGGCCGCGATCGCGACCGCGATCTGGATGAGACCCCACCCGGCGGTCAGCCACCGCGACACGCGGAGGTAATGCCCGTCGCTGCGAGCGAACGCCGGCATGTAGAAATCGGCCATCGCAGTCGCAGACGATGAATTGAGAGACGATGACAGGGTCGACATGGCGGCGGCAAAGATCGCCGCGACCACGAGCCCGATCAATCCCGGAGGCAGGTGGGTGACGATGAAGTGGGGGAAGATCCGATCCGTCTGCAGTCTTCCGTTCAGCGTGAACGCGGTGACCTCGGCGCTTCCGGCCCCCGTGTAGAACACGTACAACAGCGTGCCGATCAGCAGGAACAGGACGAACTGAGCGAAGACCAGCACGCCGCTGGCCAGCAGCGCGACACGCGCCTCGCGGGGCGAACGGCTGCACAGGTACCGCTGCACCATCAACTGGTCGGTGCCGTGCGTGGCGGTCGTCAGGAACGCCCCGCCGACGACGCCCGACCAGAACGTGTAGCTGCGCGCCACGTCCCACGTAAAGTCGAAGACCCGGAACTTGTCGGTCTCTGCCGCCACGCGAACCGCCTCGGTCCATCCACCTGGAATTCGCATCAGCAGGATGACCAACGCCACGCCGGCTCCCACCAGATAGATGACGAGTTGAATAACGTCGGTCCAAATGACCGCGGACATCCCGCCGAGGTAGGTATACAAAATTGTCAGGGCGCCCATGACCAGGACAGACGCCACCAGGATGGTGAACGTCGGGTTCCATCCAGGCGCCCACGCGCGCGCCGCGTCTTCGATGCCGGGCGTCGACAGCAAGAGCGCGGCAAGTACGAGCCCCGTGGCGAACAGCCGCACGCCATCCGCCAGACTCCGCGTAATCAGAAACAGGCCCGCGGCAAACCGTTTGACGCTGCCGCCAAATCTCTGTCCGAGCAACTGGTAGACGGTCAGCAGTTCGCCGCGAAAGTACGCCGGAACGAAGATGATGCTGACGGCGATTCGTCCGATCATGTAGCCCATCACCAGCTGGAGAAACGTCCAGTTGCCCGCGTAGGCTAAGCCGGGCACGCTGATGAAGGTGACCGTGCTGGTTTCGGTTGCCACGATCGATCCCGTGATGGCCC
This is a stretch of genomic DNA from Acidobacteriota bacterium. It encodes these proteins:
- a CDS encoding sodium:solute symporter, which encodes MGLSTIDYLVLAAYLVGTVLFGAWFSRSQRNVKDYFVGGRTVPWWAITGSIVATETSTVTFISVPGLAYAGNWTFLQLVMGYMIGRIAVSIIFVPAYFRGELLTVYQLLGQRFGGSVKRFAAGLFLITRSLADGVRLFATGLVLAALLLSTPGIEDAARAWAPGWNPTFTILVASVLVMGALTILYTYLGGMSAVIWTDVIQLVIYLVGAGVALVILLMRIPGGWTEAVRVAAETDKFRVFDFTWDVARSYTFWSGVVGGAFLTTATHGTDQLMVQRYLCSRSPREARVALLASGVLVFAQFVLFLLIGTLLYVFYTGAGSAEVTAFTLNGRLQTDRIFPHFIVTHLPPGLIGLVVAAIFAAAMSTLSSSLNSSSATAMADFYMPAFARSDGHYLRVSRWLTAGWGLIQIAVAIAAIQFSNRAVDEVLGIASFTNGIILGVFLLGTFAPRVRQRAAFVGIAAGTAVMLTVKLMQLTSWQWYVLIGSVVTFVVGLLASLAS
- a CDS encoding PIN domain-containing protein is translated as MAVLATLFVDTSVFVAGLIELGETSTASRTLLEAIATKRLTGVQTAWHCCLEFYSVATRLPAGLRVSPDLAHRMVTENIIERMAVSDLPPSARATFFSTLVGEHVSGGRVYDAHIAEVARTAGARTVVTGNRRHFNSLTQHGIRVLTPDQFVEERGL
- a CDS encoding AbrB/MazE/SpoVT family DNA-binding domain-containing protein; protein product: MTITIDKAGRVVIPAAVRQRLGLRAGTPLEISSDNVSIRLEPVVSLPKLVRRKSGLLVARPTMPAHELPKIDVAALIDEERDRWPY
- a CDS encoding carboxypeptidase-like regulatory domain-containing protein, which codes for MARTASFVLVILAVAIAANAQGTIKGCIKDTAGAALPGVEVLAASGDIREVVHADAIGCYEIKTLRVGIYTVTATLNGFVPGKRESVRVESGRDSSPVDFALAIGPLAEICPVTAAVRNGAVSGCVVDFVFHKPLGPAWISVTNSTIDRRATADSNGCFSFIEVPPGRYTVRVAVPAFCDGVVDDLTVVSGELAVANFTLRLGPISDVIGYTWKGWGELMGRTDAVVHLRIEEVLDTKAWPSTGCGSPILTEYRVSGLSIVKGATSTDLAPGPLRVFWNRTWSGSPDSPAMYHVGDEFVAFLRWLPSFGRLELDLPEGGVMVPLKDGMIAWKGSDAGKTVHSFLVELRALVKR